In Vigna angularis cultivar LongXiaoDou No.4 chromosome 8, ASM1680809v1, whole genome shotgun sequence, the DNA window CTATGTACAGGAGATACTATGGCAAGAAGGACAAGGTGATTGCATAGTTTATATGTTCAAATTTAGAGTTAAAAAATGCATTTTCTTATGCTTTACATGTATTTGATCTTTCATAAGGTTATTTATCAAATTGTTTATAAGATgatgttttcatatttatatgcaattgttaattgtttaaaatgaaaatgtattagAACTTTCTTCTTATGAGTGCAAAAGAAGTACAATGATGATTTTAAGGATTTTCCCTTTTTACCATATTGAGTGTAGTAATTGAACgcatttattaacattttatttgcTGATTGTTACATCACCTTTAATGCATTGAATAATTCGAAGTGTGAATATGGAACAGAATATATTAGTGAAATATAAAGGAGAATTAGAGGTATGATtgattaaaaaatcaataaacttCTATAGTGATATTAAAATCAAGGAATGATTAATGTAAAAGAAATACGCAATAGTTGTTGATCCAAAAAAACATTTATGCTTCGTAAGAGACAATATTGTTTTAGTTCAAGAAACAGAGTCTCTCTTTAAATACTCAACGCAATTGTATAGTAAAGACTAGAATTTGAGACCACTCATTAATCTAAAATGATTATGTCAgataattctaaaatatattacacggacacattattttttattgtgttattaaccaaaattaaaatttagtgttttttaagttttacgACAGAGTTGAAGTTTATTGACAGGGCCATTCGTGACTTTGTATGATGGATGGAGTAAAGTAGCAGTAATTTGTCATAACTTAGAAGTAAGAAAAGGCAAAAGGCGtacattttctaatttttgttttaaaacctTGTTATTTTACTATAGTTTTATCACAATGTATctcaaatttatgattttatttctttgtctTTAAGAAGGATTcacagtaaaataaaatattagtttcctaacatatttattgtatcttagtaattaattttgatcGATAATTCGAAAGTTGGCAAAATAATATACTAAAACTAAATGTAGTTTGttttaatgtatataattttCGAATAATATTACTAGAGTTTATTTTTCGTAGCatgataaactttttttttcacacgTATACTCCATCTCAACTTACACATAAATAAAGGATATTCGTAGTTTATTTTTCATAGAACATGTTTGTCTGATCTTAACCTTTCATTTTTCGAAAGTATATAACATGAATGATACATTagttttagttatatataaatataagggATTAATATCAttcttaattcaaaatattaaaagaatgagtttatgaatttttatttttatataatatttaactttttcatatttatttaatacgAAATTTAAACttacaataaaatttctaataaCAGTTACATCTTATTTAATCCTTAAGATCATGAATCCCTATGTTCttagaaagaagaaaagtcaAAAGCGATTAATCCGCTAgtgaaattaaaaatcaaaattattcatACTCCTCGTATCACATTACTGACTACTTACATGTTTAATTCagcaaattatataattttatgttttaaccTTGATTTTCATCTCACATCAAATTATACCCCCAAAACATCAACTAAAACTTCCAATACTATTTATGATctcttttatatagttttagagAATAATGAAAACTGTGAAAATTACCCTATGATTAGATAAAAGGAACATTCCTACAAAAACTATGATAATTATTGGCGAAGAACATAACCTCTCATCATCACCAACTTCACAACTACTTACCTAAACTAACCTGATAGGTATAAGGCAACAGAAAAATATCGTAGCATATGCCATATACACATACCTAACAATTGTACTTTTGTGTCGTACACCCCTGCAAAAGCATACTCACATTTTTTTCCCAAATTCACGTAACTTACtatcttataatttatattgGTGTTACTTATTTTGATACTTATagccttaatttttttatcaaaaatatattaattaatgtgttttttatgtttactttaattatttCACGACGTGACAACTTATTTGTTCCTTTACATTCtagttaattaataatttgcAATAAGAAACACGCATGccaattaattttgaaatcttgaTTATAGTTATCAATTGTGTTACACATAAATTACGAACTCCTTCTGGTAATTTGTGCTAATTAGTTCTTAATTAATTCTTAACAACAATTACGTTGTTGAATAGCCAAGATTTGTGTTTTGTGCGTGTGTAGATGGATGAATATACTTGATCTTAAAGCAGAACAAAAGTGAAGTCAAAATTTGGCACTTCCAGACTGATCTCCAAACATTGAGTGGCTTTCAAGCACAATAATTATGCATTAAACTTGTATTTTAATGTTAGTATCAACAACTTTctattccatatatatataaagcataCACGTGCTCAAGGTTTTCATCAAATCCTCATCACTTTTCCAGTTATTGCATTTCATAATTACTTGTTTCACTTCCAAAAAAATGGCACTTTTGCCATATTCAGGATGCATTGTTCTTTGTGCAaccatttttctcttcttcacgTTATCATCATCAATGTCTCAAGCAGAGCTTGATGCTCATTACTACGATAAAACATGTCCACAGGCAGAGAACATAATTTCAGACACTGTTCTCAGTGCTTCCAAATTTGACCCAAAAGTCCCAGCTCGGATCTTGAGGATGTTCTTCCATGATTGTTTCATAAGGGTAAGAAAAAACTAACTTCATTTCACGTCTATTCATGTTTAAGATTAGGATAACGATATTTGACAATattattttgacaacattttaatatcattttagtgTCATTCTGTAATTAGattgaaaaatttaagaaaaatatctttaagaaaaaaatctttaaCAATGTAAAAGTATAGTGTCTCTTGATtagatttaagaaaaattatgtataGTAGACGATAATTAGGTCTAGATATTATGATAGTTCAAAATCAGCATGagtaaggaaaaagaaaaataataaatttagaaaaaaaaaactatttgttATTAAACCAGTTCGCtgtctaaaaaaaattaaaaaaaaaaatttaagtataaaatgaTGGATCTCTCGTTAGTTCATAagaatatgtatataaaaatgaaGTATTTATTGGGTGTGTAACACATTATTATATTTGGACTATAATATCCTTTTTTTTTGccatttttaattactttttttaaaactagtttttttttttctgaaatttatatttcagtAAAGTATATTAATTGTTTGTCCTTTGAATATCAGAATTTTTTTCTCTGAAACTCTTCCTATTTGAAAACTTGAACTTAGCATCAATATTGCTGTGAATGATAGGGCTGTGATGCATCGATATTGCTGGACTCAACTCCCAAAAACCTGGCTGAGAAAGATGGTCCACCTAATCTCTCTGTTCATTCATTCTATGTTATTGATGAAGCCAAGACCAAGCTTGAGAAAGCTTGTCCACACACTGTTTCTTGTGCTGATATAATCGCCATTGCAGCTAGAGATGTGGTGGCACTGGTAACCAGAATATTAATCCTtcaaactattttataattatacgaaaatttaatttatattataagcataaagtaaaattaaattaaatttaaagtccaCCTTTTTACagttacaaaagattaaattaaatttaaaatcccCTCCTACACCGACTCTAACATGTTACAGTTAAGAATAATTTCATAACAAATTTATATCTCaaattaaatagtatttttattacattcaattatttaaaattatttagaaattaagataaaaattagtttaaatactTGTAACTTCTGTTACGACAAGGTTTAGATTAAAATTGGTATCAATGTTTGATTGGACTTACATGCATTTATATAGtgtcagaaaaataaaatggacCCATCAACTACATACTGATCTCTGAACAACAATGATTCTTCCACGCATGGTCAACTATTGTAAAAGAAAGTGAAACTTGTTTCATATGTTGTAATGATCGTTGTTCATAAATTTTCCCAGTCTGGAGGACCATCTTGGAATGTgctaaaaggaagaaaagatggAAGGGTGTCGAAGGCGTCAGAAACAGTGAACTTGCCAGCTCCAACCTTAAATGTGAATCAACTCATTAAGAGTTTTGCAAAGAGAGGTTTAGGAGTGAAAGATATGGTGACTCTCTCCGGTGGCCACACTCTTGGATTTTCGCACTGTTCTTCTTTCCAAGCAAGAGTTCATAACTTCAGTTTGTTGCATGCTATTGACCCTAGTTTGAACACTGAGTTTGCTCTAGACCTGATAAGGAAGTGTCCAAAAGTAAACACAAACCCCAATGCTGGACACTTCCTGGACTCAACATCATCAGTGTTTGACAATGATTACTATAGACAGTTGGTGGTGGGAAAGGGTTTGTTCTCATCAGATGAGTCTCTTGTTGGGGATCAAAGAACTAGGTGGATTGTGGAAGCATTTGCCAAAGATCAGGGCTTGTTCTTCGGAGAGTTTGTGGCTTCAATGTTGAAGCTTGGTAATGTGGGGGTCTCTGAAAATGGGGAAGTGAGACTTAATTGCAAGGTTGTGAATTGAGGAAGAGAGAGATCGATGAACTTAGCATCGATTTTTTTGCTTCTTTCCTTCCACCTCTGCTCTTTGGAGAACAATTGTCCAATGATGTCTTCTTGTTGTGTGtttaaataagagaaaaatgttcACTTCTACATCTATTTCTACGGAGTGAAGAAATTTAGATTAGCTTTTAAGGTCTTTAATGGTTGAAGAATAAGTGTTGAAATAAGCTTTCATTTTACGTTACCCAGCATTTAGGATATCCAATTTATAGAAATCCAAGACTTCATCTAACACACTTAAACTAACACTGAGGCAAAAAAAACCTCAAAACTCTGTCTGACACGTTATGGAGTAAGACAAATTGAATTTAAGATAATAACATTTTGCATAGAAGATTCACGGTTTGGTCACACAAACTAAAATTGATGAAATGAAGTTTTGCATAAAACTCACTGAAATAATCATCTGACTAGTGTAATTAGTTTATCTCATCTAAGTATCTATGGTCTCTTTCTCACAAGATTCAACTACTCAGATAAGAACAAAAAATTCTTTTACCTTAGTTACTGTTTATGACATGATGGATTCAATCTAAGAGATAGATTAGATTGTATTTTTCACTTCTACTCCATCAAAAACCCTCTAAgtgtaaattaataaattacgTTTTTACAAATTAccttaaaaaattatctttttgaTATCTTACAAGCTAATCATTAAACTTTAATACATTACAATTCATTACAAATTGAATAGCCTTATAATGTTGATTTTCTAATAGACTGGATTCACTTGtcttatttataatattgattttttattagaatgAATGCACTTGTCGTGTGATAAAAACATCTATCAGAAGTAAGTTCTAAGTCCCAAAGAAAATTTACCCGCATATAATtgtaaatgaaatatttaattttgatcaGGGCAAATTATTATATGCTCTTAGAGATAGAATGAGAAAGAATGTTGTGTATGATTCCGATAAATtctagtaaaataaaattacttattaattatattttattggattgACTCGACTAAATTATCATGACTTATCTTCATCTTATTATAGACTAAAAAGAGATTCTATAGTCATGCTGAATGATAAAAGTTTagatttttcttatatttttcaaaatatagatgtgacattaataattttaggatcaaaaagaaagtaaaaaatgcAAGTCTTATTGTATATTAAAATGCTTCAAGTTCATGAAAAATTAATCTTCAAAGTTTGTACctcaaaatatcaattaaagttaaagaatttatcataattttgttGTCGTGGGTTTGGTGCATCTAAGATATACTTGTGTCCAACACAACTTAGAGTTAGAAGAAAAAAGATGTAACGTTTCGGTATGTCCTTATTTTtatccagaatctcaaatagatcATTTATTTGTTCGGTggctcaattgagtccttattttgtgaaaattgtaacaattagATCATTGCCGTTAAATTAAACCCAACGACATGATTTAATTGAGGTGAACTATATTACTTGATGAATGTGAggtgaatatttta includes these proteins:
- the LOC108345094 gene encoding peroxidase 66, producing the protein MALLPYSGCIVLCATIFLFFTLSSSMSQAELDAHYYDKTCPQAENIISDTVLSASKFDPKVPARILRMFFHDCFIRGCDASILLDSTPKNLAEKDGPPNLSVHSFYVIDEAKTKLEKACPHTVSCADIIAIAARDVVALSGGPSWNVLKGRKDGRVSKASETVNLPAPTLNVNQLIKSFAKRGLGVKDMVTLSGGHTLGFSHCSSFQARVHNFSLLHAIDPSLNTEFALDLIRKCPKVNTNPNAGHFLDSTSSVFDNDYYRQLVVGKGLFSSDESLVGDQRTRWIVEAFAKDQGLFFGEFVASMLKLGNVGVSENGEVRLNCKVVN